Proteins encoded within one genomic window of Vanrija pseudolonga chromosome 3, complete sequence:
- the HCT1 gene encoding Hydroxycinnamoyltransferase 1: protein MSGPLIVSHGAIHPRTSSEPSTLALSIADSSVANLAPTGGTWFFHQPAELGGHIHPSTLALALQHTLGAYAHLCGSLSLRPPAHIVAAHSARYGRVWVRFGDHDDPGVGLTVASWDRPMTDLLPLELDTAVDSAPASAPELIDARGMASLREGRAGYGVVVQITTFSDGGLVISVLAQHCLMDAHALAVFVNDWARVHTEQTRQRADGFPTDFFPRRLFSPELLDKHAAGDIDHDAQDPVIVSAADRLPQIKLDFWARRPGHPEDLGPVWFKAPRDPPPGVQALDAAAGHRRGPRVPWEEWDTGAPVLDRTIVFSPQQIERLYAAVHDSAAPSRESSTQGQGSNGHHAKEHHRVSRLDAVLASVWAAIVRARNLPPETQVYLETTLGLRSRVIPPLGEAFVGSPIINCSSALPAAALTPGAGARAIRDTITEFSPSAVGAMLHRMAFVLDPAREWNCFLGERHVLTTSWLGIGAYDADFGTGRPGYVHANMPACDGLLVAMDVAHATKGAKWHESGLSVRLMLRAGVMEQVLVDQELRGVDLSRGYR, encoded by the coding sequence atgTCAGGCCCGCTCATCGTCTCGCACGGCGCGATACACCCCCGCACCTCCTCCGAGCCGAGCACGCTGGCCCTCTCCATTGCCGACTCGTCGGTGGCCAACCTCGCCCCGACTGGCGGCACATGGTTCTTCCACCAACCCGCAGAGCTGGGCGGGCACATCCACCCGTCCACGCTCGCCCTGGCACTGCAGCACACGCTGGGCGCGTACGCGCACTTGTGcggctcgctgtcgctgcgTCCACCAGCGCACATTGTCGCGGCGCACTCGGCGCGGTATGGCCGCGTGTGGGTCCGTTTCGGGGACCACGACGACCCGGGCGTCGGGCTGACTGTTGCCTCGTGGGACCGCCCCATGACCGACCTCTTgcccctcgagctcgataccgcggtcgactcggcgcctGCGTCTGCCCCGGAGCTcatcgacgcgcgcggcatggcgagcttgcgcgagGGCCGGGCGGGGTACGGCGTCGTGGTGCAGATCACGACGTTTAGCGACGGCGGACTCGTGATCTcggtgctcgcgcagcacTGCTTAATGGAcgcgcacgccctcgccgtgtTTGTCAACGACTGGGCGAGGGTGCACACTGAGCAGACGCGGCAGCGCGCAGACGGGTTCCCGACCGACTTCTTCCCGCGCCGCTTGTTCAGccccgagctgctggacAAGCACGCAGCAGGGGACATTGACCACGACGCGCAGGACCCAGTCATCGTGTCCGCTGCCGACCGGCTCCCGCAGATCAAACTCGATTTTTGGGCACGGAGACCCGGGCATCCGGAGGACTTGGGCCCAGTGTGGTTCAAGGCCCCGCGcgacccgccgccgggggtgcaagcgctcgacgcggctgCGGGGCATAGGCGCGGGCCGCGCGTACCGTGGGAGGAGTGGGACACGGGCGCGCCGGTCCTCGACCGCACGATTGTGTTCTCGCCGCAGCAGATCGAGCGGCTGTATGCCGCGGTGCacgacagcgccgcgccaagccgcGAGAGTAGCACCCAGGGCCAGGGGAGCAACGGACACCACGCAAAGGAGCACCACCGCGTCAGCCGCCTCGATGCCGTCCTCGCGTCCGTCTGGGCGGCGatcgtgcgcgcgcgcaaccTGCCCCCAGAAACACAGGTGTACCTCGAGACCACGCTCGGGTTACGCTCGCGTGTGATCCCGCCGCTAGGCGAGGCGTTTGTCGGCTCGCCCATAATCAactgcagctcggcgctgccggccgccgcgtTGACTCCGGGGGCTGGTGCACGCGCGATTCGCGACACGATTACCGAGTTCTCGCCGTCCGCTGTCGGCGCAATGCTGCACCGCATGGCGTTTGTGCTCGACCCGGCGCGAGAGTGGAACTgcttcctcggcgagcggcacgtCTTGACCACCTCGTggctcggcatcggcgcgtACGACGCCGACTTTGGCACCGGCCGCCCGGGCTACGTGCACGCTAATATGCCTGCGTGTGATGGGTTGCTGGTCGCCATGgacgtcgcgcacgcgacCAAGGGCGCCAAGTGGCACGAGAGCGGGCTCAGCGTCCGCCTCATGCTCCGCGCTGGCGTGATGGAGCAGGTGCTCGTGGACCaggagctgcgcggcgtggacCTCAGTCGTGGGTATAGATAG